The genomic DNA GTGTATAATGGCTACTATGCTTTGTTACTATTATAGTTTGTTTTTCTACTAAAATAGGTAGCAATATATAGAGATGTATATATCAATGTCAAGTATTTGAgatagaaatacataaataatacaaaaataacaaagttaatgtaaataaaaaaaggtaatttaaaaaactaaaaaacccgactgcgtttctttatttataacatgaaaatgaaaaaaccctaaaacaagaatacaagtaaaatttaagcagtcgggacccattctaaatattatgaattatggcTTACTGGAATGGGTCCCGACAGCTTAAATTTtacttgtattcttgttttagggttttttcattttcatgttataaataaagaaacgcagtcgggttttttagttttttaaattacctttttttattttattttcttttagttttattattaattatattttgatatatctagtgtcactctcacagtaaatacgaatcaaacgacccctatcaagctgaaatccatcgagtcgttcatgGAGAGTGGGCAATAtttgaatttggcgccaaaaatccgccattttgatttttttattatttttatatatccagtgtcactctcacagtaaatacgaatctaacgacacctctcaagccaaaatccatctagtcatttaggctagagagtgagcaatattcgaatttggcgccaaaaagccgccattttgttttttttaacattttgatatatccagtgtcactctcacagtaaatacgaatctaacgacacctctcaagtcaaattccatcaagccgtttaggctgcagagcgtgccaaacaattatacatacatacataatattatgtaataaatgatattttttaccctccttctggcgcagtcgggtaaaaaatatcatttattacatAAACGTCTTCTTATAACGACGACGATAAAATTCGCAATTTTCTTTCATAGCAGCGGTTTTCCGGCATTTTCGCATTCAAAATCAGGTACTAAGCCTTGGGGATAAAAAGGTATCGGCTTGGAATATAGAACGAGGTACTGTTTAGTACAATAGGGCACGAAACTTCCGCGTGTGTCGTGGATCTACAATGCGTTCTGGTTCCGCAGTGGCACGCGGGAAATGCATTGTCCTACCGTCCGAGTCGGCCCACTTTCGTTCCATTACAAAGTCCGTTGATGCGTCCGTAGCTGTGGGACACCATTTGTTACTAGTCCATTTCcctgattttaatttaataacacgTTTGTGTTGTTCTTATTGCTGGTTTTAGTTATGCATTGTAGAGTGAATGGATGTTTTgggatacaataaaataatgtatattggACAAATACTGTGTTGACCCAAAATCAACCAAAACTTCATAAGACGAAAGACTTTGTATACTTTCTTTTggtgaaacaattttaattggttTCTGTTGTATTTCTAGTAATTTAATCATTTCAATACATAGTAGAGACAATGAAATCATTCTTCTTTATTGTAAGTCTTggtatattaattttgtattcttAACCCATTTCAGCGGGCAGTACCGTGTTTCGGTGTTTAGACATCCCATATTTTCCACTATCACAATGGCAGCCCGACCCGAGCGATTCAACAAACGCAATACCATGTAAGTTACGTTTTGTAATGTGaaacatatttcatattttatagtgTAAAAATGTGGTTCTACATTAAGGGTTTTTCGTCTCGTAGATGTTTACAAACTTAAATCTTAAGCATGATCTGTAGCAAATAGCGACCAATTTTCTTGAACTTTGAATACGTGTAAAATGTACACATTGCAAAAGCATAGCTACAGATTGAAAAAAGAGTTTCACTCCTTAGTAACACCTGTATatatagtacgagtttgctttacgtttaaagtaattgaaaggAGAGCGcttttggcgctctgattggccggcttaaataaaccaaccaatcagagcagtaaaaacaatggaacgccaaatgGCATGATTCCGGCAAACCTCTTTTGCTTCTACGTTCATCAATCATATCTTCATTCATGTTCGTCGATTGACACACTTTTCTTCATTATCACGGTaataaacctaaaaatatttatttaatcataattttctaATCAACGAAAAGTactggactgcacggttggcgcggtgactgggcaaccggctgccgcgtaacgtgttcGATATCcgcacggaataactctttgtgtgatccatccacaaattgttgtttcgggtctaggtgtcatgtgaatCCTAACACAGAAgaatatcctagtgtggggcaacgtttattgtTAAgagacaaaaaagaaataatttcaaaatacattCTAATATcagtattgaaaatattttcgtaCTTTACAGATGTGGTGACGCGGTCCGCAGCCCCGCTCCTCCTCGCCGTGTTCACTCAAGCTGTGGGGGCTCTGTGTTGCGTCTTGGGCCACTGCGTCAAAGGGCGACGATTATGCACGTTCATTGCCGGAGTCCTTTTCATAATTTCTGGTGAGATCTTTAACTATTGTACCTGGCATGTAGCATGATAAGACTTTGTCGTGGTGGGAGCAAGTTCGCGCTATGCGTATTGTTTAATCtcactaaaaatcacggtttactcacgtaaatatctGGAGAAAAAGCTGGaatagtttcgagttacagagagtcttttcatcatgagcagtatGCCGTGTCTgcgttaatttagtatgtctcatagtagttattatatacaaaaaagtgtattatctcATTTTTTCCCCTCAATAgcttttatcttaattttaaatcttattcTTACTTTAACTTTCTTCCAAGTAGTGGGCAGTGCCTTAAAATTGTAGATAAACCTAATCATACCTACTataattttttacatatttcaatatttttcatttcaggTCTTATAATGCTGACCGGAATCGTCATGTACATATCTGTATTTAAATCACAAGTGGGCCACAAGTTGCGCTACATGACATATTTTGATACACCAAGAATGTCATATAGTTACGGCTATTCGTTTGGACTATACATAAGCGGCTTTGTGGCAGCAGAGCTAGCTGGCACATCAGCTATCTTCTTGTTCCTACAGTGGTACCAGAAGGATTGGATAACAGAGCTTACTGAGAAAGCCAAAGCTGACTGTAGAGCGTGGGATCGCGAATACGCCTTCACAGAGTTTAGAGAGCGAGACTCCACGCTATTAGAAAGGCGAATGATGAAAAGGGATACGTATCCCCCTTCAGGCTCATCAGCTGCAACGCCCCGAGAGAGACGACGCTTCGTGTTCGACGGGGATGAAATGCCGCACTGTTCTATACACAATAAAAATAGGAGAATAAATTTAAGTTCAGCATCACTGAAAGATTTGTCGTCGTCAACGCTGTACGGGTTCCCGGCGGCGCCGCGGCCGACAGCCTGTGACAACTACTTTGAGGAATTCAAGGAGGTGCCTCAAAGTGCGAATACCTTAAGCGGGTTGAGGAGTGCATCAATATTTCAGTCACAGGCGTCGGTGGCGAGCGGCCGCTTCTTGGACACTTCGGCCGTGGAGCCTCCGCCTTCGCGAGAGGAGGAGATGGTGACGTTCGGTGCTGGCGCGAGAGGTGGCGAGGAACAACCGCCGCCCCGTCACGACCGCGCTGTAGGCACCGACCCCTACCGTAGAACCACACCCGTCTGATCCAAGAACTTGGGTTTTCCACCCTGAATATAAAGCATATCGAGAAGTGATAAGTGACGATTTTAATCACGTGCTATGTACTAAATAGTTAGAGTTCGTACTTAGCCGGATACAGTTAAGAAGTGTCTTTCGAATTTATGAACGTATATAGGTGCATACGTGAATTGTGTTAtgaaatttttaattgttataattccttaaaaataaacactgccatttgtctattttttatttgtttattagattAATGATAACGCAATTTGCCATACCCCTTGAACACGAAAGATTAGAAGGTAATTATTTGTGCCTAATCTTTAGACGCAATCTTTTACAAAAGTGTTTCGACACCACAGATGGCTTCGTGGCATATCTcaaacttgtaaataaaattaataagggCAGGATTCCACGCAATATTTCTATTCACAGTTTATTACTGATGTCTAAATAAAGATGTTTAAACTCTCCAGCAAAAGcaaaaattctatttaaaatatttatattatttttcaaaaatcaatATCTACCTATATGTGTAAAACTATAAAAGTGTAAATTCTGTAccctgaaaatataaaaaatatactaaggGCTAGTTACTAGGTAGACACCGaattcatagcacatcttactcgcacagctacatagcttagcatcagtggaaacggtcacatagtttcacagcttagctattacagcttcgtagcatagctagggcaagtgacccggttgtggccatcgacccctttgtggccatttgggccttcaaatatttataattaaggcatggacaaataaattactctgtgatgtacagtatttaaaatattgaatattggagacactgataccgttggcagcttcgatgtgtcaaacttcacttcgatgcaacaagtcattatttttagttgagggtgaaattgttaagatcttaacaaaaaggctaaggcgagcgggtgaggatttggtttttattttttaaatctttgcttattgtttggatgtttatgttaatactacatgaagaatatattgtctaagtggaactaaagttattttgtcgccatatgtttctgaagtgaggttattagaaggtggccactaatggagacaaaattatgaatttctccatctttggccacatgtctggccaaaacttttgtacatagacgccccacttctagtcatttatcgtaatttatttattatttttccttggctttacatatcaacaaatacatatttttcattttcagagatgcaataaattgccttcacacaaaggggaggtcagtttacttagcaacttttaccaacgtcatataaatgtttgatctctttatttgtaagttaaattcaagtgaagtgataatatttcatattttccaaactaaatgaaaaccattgtttctaaaatgtcaaatttaattaataaatgattacttttattgtatttttgatggccagaactggcacacgaccgtggccagaaatggcacgaatctggccaaaaatggcacaaactcccttttttttcttttttatacagttatttttctattggacgttctttaaaaaaaggattttcttAGGCAactttaatacatgttaaattactttttacaagACATATGTTCGTGATAGCAAAAATatagttaagaaagcctcaaagtcgacaaaattcttaaagtaaccacaaccgggtcacttacgatacatagcacatctctggtgaaaaagcaccatTAACATCAGTAAACAtaattgacaacatttcatatttttaacatgcatgtattattatgttatataaaagtaaatcgaaAAAAAGGGCACCCATATGTTTTCATTTTTcgaaattatgtacttttcattcataatttcgaGTTTGAAATTCAGTGTATTCTAAAAAGACGTAAGtgccaaattattttttttttttgagggtggaaaatcatctccaatgacttc from Spodoptera frugiperda isolate SF20-4 chromosome 26, AGI-APGP_CSIRO_Sfru_2.0, whole genome shotgun sequence includes the following:
- the LOC118264168 gene encoding voltage-dependent calcium channel gamma-4 subunit isoform X2, with the translated sequence MRHHSLCLKRKEGMWAGGAQCVHASLPRGARAQPAPTLSGAIASRRPPRPSPPSPTLVAQIDSSVACLWLLTPLSAGTAVVAVLVAVSTNNWLHTQENMLNPSYNGTGRHDLVAKQTVSGLWRICHTDPGSTVFRCLDIPYFPLSQWQPDPSDSTNAIPYVVTRSAAPLLLAVFTQAVGALCCVLGHCVKGRRLCTFIAGVLFIISGLIMLTGIVMYISVFKSQVGHKLRYMTYFDTPRMSYSYGYSFGLYISGFVAAELAGTSAIFLFLQWYQKDWITELTEKAKADCRAWDREYAFTEFRERDSTLLERRMMKRDTYPPSGSSAATPRERRRFVFDGDEMPHCSIHNKNRRINLSSASLKDLSSSTLYGFPAAPRPTACDNYFEEFKEVPQSANTLSGLRSASIFQSQASVASGRFLDTSAVEPPPSREEEMVTFGAGARGGEEQPPPRHDRAVGTDPYRRTTPV
- the LOC118264168 gene encoding uncharacterized protein LOC118264168 isoform X1, with the protein product MFNSTTSYKSSGGGGSFSKKTETKVPKVKRKEGMWAGGAQCVHASLPRGARAQPAPTLSGAIASRRPPRPSPPSPTLVAQIDSSVACLWLLTPLSAGTAVVAVLVAVSTNNWLHTQENMLNPSYNGTGRHDLVAKQTVSGLWRICHTDPGSTVFRCLDIPYFPLSQWQPDPSDSTNAIPYVVTRSAAPLLLAVFTQAVGALCCVLGHCVKGRRLCTFIAGVLFIISGLIMLTGIVMYISVFKSQVGHKLRYMTYFDTPRMSYSYGYSFGLYISGFVAAELAGTSAIFLFLQWYQKDWITELTEKAKADCRAWDREYAFTEFRERDSTLLERRMMKRDTYPPSGSSAATPRERRRFVFDGDEMPHCSIHNKNRRINLSSASLKDLSSSTLYGFPAAPRPTACDNYFEEFKEVPQSANTLSGLRSASIFQSQASVASGRFLDTSAVEPPPSREEEMVTFGAGARGGEEQPPPRHDRAVGTDPYRRTTPV
- the LOC118264168 gene encoding voltage-dependent calcium channel gamma-4 subunit isoform X3, producing the protein MWAGGAQCVHASLPRGARAQPAPTLSGAIASRRPPRPSPPSPTLVAQIDSSVACLWLLTPLSAGTAVVAVLVAVSTNNWLHTQENMLNPSYNGTGRHDLVAKQTVSGLWRICHTDPGSTVFRCLDIPYFPLSQWQPDPSDSTNAIPYVVTRSAAPLLLAVFTQAVGALCCVLGHCVKGRRLCTFIAGVLFIISGLIMLTGIVMYISVFKSQVGHKLRYMTYFDTPRMSYSYGYSFGLYISGFVAAELAGTSAIFLFLQWYQKDWITELTEKAKADCRAWDREYAFTEFRERDSTLLERRMMKRDTYPPSGSSAATPRERRRFVFDGDEMPHCSIHNKNRRINLSSASLKDLSSSTLYGFPAAPRPTACDNYFEEFKEVPQSANTLSGLRSASIFQSQASVASGRFLDTSAVEPPPSREEEMVTFGAGARGGEEQPPPRHDRAVGTDPYRRTTPV